A part of Candidatus Poribacteria bacterium genomic DNA contains:
- a CDS encoding DUF433 domain-containing protein, which produces MQIEEYFNFLAENDIRIKGTRIGIETVLDEYIHDSKTAEAIADRYHTVTLEQVYATILYYLQDREKVGAYLENYLEYCRKAREEYEKNLPPGVIRLRELIASTQMSSLKD; this is translated from the coding sequence ATGCAAATTGAAGAATACTTCAACTTTTTGGCAGAAAATGACATTCGTATTAAGGGAACACGTATAGGTATTGAAACTGTGCTGGACGAGTATATCCACGACAGCAAAACAGCGGAGGCAATCGCTGATCGTTACCACACGGTCACGCTGGAACAGGTTTACGCTACAATCCTATATTATCTGCAAGATCGAGAAAAAGTTGGGGCATATTTGGAAAATTATCTGGAATACTGCCGGAAGGCACGAGAAGAATACGAGAAAAATCTGCCTCCTGGTGTCATTCGTCTGCGTGAACTTATAGCTTCTACACAGATGTCGTCCCTAAAGGACTAA
- a CDS encoding nucleotidyltransferase: MPRERTVKLPPRKRGGKLTVHQIRRAVDKVIRERIERGTGEVPTLTYPAQASPLLDAIADALDISENHYTQVVKLYESLGTWLERDESKVACYSPEIYPQGSFALGTVTKPLSDAEEYDIDLVSELRLQKTEISQEKLKHLVGKEIKAYAHAMNMCSLPKETQHSWKLNYANGAQFHVDILPAVSNAAPFKFPSESKESSSSNRLDFEIAITDNTLPNYCQIDTNWPCSNPKGYAEWFRSRMKKRVAAIRRSLTRRQIDNVPDYRIKTPIQRAIQILKRHRDIWFDKNQSDYDEKAKPISIIITTLAAHAYYNEKDLQQTLLKILTQMPHYIAYDNNGVTLIRNPVNPLENFAAEWQEHPIRKASFMDWLKQAQLDLTEALELSNIQSVEKSLKFCLGEGVVKEGLQNLSNAEGGPYSTLAATVKIGKPYDH; encoded by the coding sequence ATGCCAAGAGAAAGAACCGTTAAACTTCCTCCTCGCAAACGAGGCGGGAAACTCACAGTCCATCAGATTAGACGGGCTGTAGACAAAGTCATCCGTGAGAGGATTGAACGCGGGACAGGAGAAGTTCCTACACTTACTTACCCGGCGCAAGCCAGTCCACTGCTTGATGCCATAGCCGATGCATTAGACATCTCTGAAAACCACTATACACAAGTTGTAAAACTTTATGAATCGCTCGGCACATGGCTGGAACGGGACGAATCTAAAGTTGCTTGCTACAGTCCCGAAATTTATCCGCAAGGTTCTTTTGCACTTGGCACTGTCACGAAACCCTTGTCTGATGCCGAAGAATATGATATAGACCTTGTCAGTGAATTGCGTCTTCAGAAAACCGAAATCAGTCAAGAAAAATTAAAGCATTTAGTTGGGAAGGAAATCAAGGCTTATGCCCATGCTATGAATATGTGCTCTCTACCGAAAGAGACTCAGCATTCTTGGAAATTGAATTACGCTAACGGTGCTCAGTTCCACGTGGATATCTTACCTGCGGTTTCAAACGCTGCCCCCTTCAAATTTCCCTCTGAATCAAAAGAGAGTTCATCTTCTAACCGGTTAGATTTCGAGATTGCAATTACGGATAATACTTTACCCAATTACTGTCAAATTGATACTAACTGGCCGTGCAGTAATCCGAAGGGATACGCAGAATGGTTCCGAAGTCGCATGAAAAAAAGGGTTGCCGCGATCCGCAGGTCTCTAACGCGAAGGCAGATTGACAACGTGCCTGACTATAGAATCAAAACACCAATTCAGCGAGCGATTCAGATATTGAAGCGACATCGCGACATCTGGTTTGACAAGAATCAATCCGATTACGATGAAAAGGCTAAACCGATTTCTATCATTATCACGACGCTTGCGGCGCATGCCTACTACAACGAGAAAGATCTTCAACAAACGCTACTGAAGATTTTAACACAAATGCCGCACTATATTGCGTATGATAATAATGGCGTAACTCTCATACGCAATCCGGTGAACCCGCTTGAAAACTTCGCAGCTGAATGGCAGGAGCATCCGATTCGAAAAGCGAGTTTCATGGATTGGCTTAAGCAGGCGCAGCTAGACTTGACCGAAGCGTTGGAACTGAGCAATATTCAGAGTGTTGAAAAATCACTAAAATTCTGCTTAGGTGAAGGAGTCGTCAAGGAAGGACTACAGAATCTTTCTAATGCGGAAGGGGGACCTTATTCCACACTGGCAGCAACAGTGAAGATTGGAAAGCCCTACGACCACTAA